The window TCTTACCATGTGGGTACACACATTCCTGTAAGATTTGTATAAACTCCTTAAAAGcctgtgcacatacacacactggaATTCAGTTTGGGGCTTAGGATGACAGTCCCTGATTTGTCCGTCTGTTCCTGGAagaaccccttccagggcctgaaagggAACTCTTGTATGACGCTCTGAAATGAATTATCGGAGGAGGCACaggtgctgacaaagcaagagactattGGGAAGGGGTCTTGcggtggagagcaggagggtaagggaacccaggagagctGTTCTGCCAATCTCtggtttatggtgatgggattagtttctgggttgtctctgtcCAATTGTGGAATCTGGAGACACACCTCGAAGGACACGCAAGACAGTGGAGTACAGTATATTATGCCAGCAGGTCCAGGGGGAATCAGTTACCAACAAGGACCCTGTTTCTGAGAGGCCCAGTTTTATGCCCCCCATTACGTTTGTGACTGGTTATATGTTAGCAACCTCTTTCTTGTATATGATTTTGGTGCTAGGAGAACGAAGAATTAAGGTTAAAGGGAGGGGGGACAATGATTATACATCAAGGGGGGATGTCTCCATGGTTAATCTATCAGGGGCATCCTGACCTCAACTACAATCTCCATTTGTCATCTGTAGGGAAGGAAGtctccaggagacctggttttcacTAGCAACAGTTTCCTCACTCTTGGGCAGGGTTCAAGCCCAGTTCACATCCTGTCTTTAAGATGGGTGACAGGCTTCAAGATGGagtctctcctgctttcctcacaCTGGCCCCAAcacaatcattctgactcagggtacttccttgtggctcacacattgctcagccaagatggatgccagcaagaaagattctgggaggtggtgggaCACATGGCATCTCCTTTGACCTTTCTGAATAcctctggttggtggtggcttgttaatTCTGTATAAGGAGGTCctgacctcctgttgtaaaataaTTCCTGCAAACAGTTGCTATGGTGCCTGCAGAGTGGTCAGTTTCAGTCAGTGTATCCTCTCATAGtttccaagtgtcttttaacctGGAAAGTGGTCTTAAGTGCCATCTCACCATACTTCTCATTTTTTCATTCCTGCCCCTACCTTCTTCAGAAGCTGCAGCCTCTCCTTTAAAAAGGCCTCACTCTGGGGGTTCAGCTTAGattaggggtgggggtggctgggaGCTAATGTATAACTAGGTGTAGATCAACCTATATTCCTTAAAATCATGCCAAAGGCCACACATGCCTGCCTTACACTCGTatccacatattgtatgattagGCCGCCCAAGATGGCTGTTCCTTTCCTCTTTGTACCTACATCCCCTGCTCcaccagtgcctgcttcacctaCACCTTACTCACAGAACTGACTTTCCCTCGTAATCATAGATCCTAATCAGTAAGTGCCTATGTACTTGCCCTAGCTCCATCTACTCTGTTGTTTATCAAAAGGATGGTGAGGGCGGTGCTCCTCAGCTGTTTTCCCTGGCAACAGATAAGCCAACCTGACGTCATTTCCTCCTATATCTGGGTAAACTGGTAATCTCCCTTGTCCCCTGAGAATGAAGGATACTTTCATGTCCTGCCCTCTGTCTGCCACACACCATGGGGTGTTGCTCCAGGACCCTACTTCAGATATGTAATATTTCCTCTACCTTTCTAAATTCTTGGCTTAGACACCCCTGTAATAAAAagaacagattaacaggagaaaaacaaagagtagTTTGACAAAATGTATACCTCCTATGTACATGGGAAATACTCAGGAAAACCAAGTAACTCTGAAATGACTCAAAGCTACCACTTCAAATACCTTCACCAGCTGAAGACGAAAGGTGTTGTGGGAGGGAGGCTAGTTAGGGGAGGTTTTCCAgcaaacacagttcagttcagttgctcagtcatgtctgactctttgcaaccccatggactgctgcacaccaggcctctctgtccatcaccatctcctggagtttgctcaaactcaggtccattgagtcggtgatgccatccaaccatctcatcctctgttgtccccttgtccttctgccttcagtctttcccagcatcagggtcttctcctatgagtcagttcttcacatcaggtgggcaaagtattgaagcttcagcttcagcattagtccttccaaagaatatttgggactgatttcctctagaattGAGGAGAGGCACAGTcattagcaaaagaaaagaaagtgttatCTTGGACCAGGACACACCCTATtggggggtaggggaggggaagAGAACAGCAGGGGGTCTTTATCATGCAGATTTTCTCTAGAGAAGGGGAGGAACAGAGAGGACCCAAGAGACAAGATCATCTCCTTAGTGCGGACCAGAAAATTCCAAGCTGGTTGAATAAGATTCCTGGGGAAAGTTGAAGCAGCAGTTAATTCAGAAATTACAGTCTAGGTTTAGTATCATGGACTTTGGCATGAGTGGCACTATTTTGAGCCTGTAGGGATAATAGTACAAGGACAAAAGTAGGGCTAGCGCTCTGACCGTAAGCTCTGCAAATGTCTCAAGTGTTAGGCTATCAAAAACCAAAAAATCTAAACGTAGTAATGTGCaacaaaattcatattttatgacaagagaagaaaaaattaatcatAAAAAAATTTCTCCACCCTTTggcctcccctcttccctccatTGTGCATTGTGTACCTGAGTTAAACATCACCAAGcctgctcaaccataaaaagcAACATTCTCCCAGCACCAAGACAACTCAGTCCTGGTCCGTgtgtgggttggaaaagaatttccagatatgaggcagaatgagaggagaataaagtttattagagtagGAGACACTGTCAGAACACCGGGGAagctcaagggagaactgacGTTGAACAGGGAGGGATCTTtgtccacttttatacccagggtacaaggagtaGGATACAGATTCTGTGGGTCacttgctgattggatgaggcacgtATACTGGGTGGAGGTGGAGTAAGGTAAAAACCTTCTCCCCAtagggtaggaggggagacaagTTATACTGCTTAGCAGGACCTGAAATCtgttaatagttacaacatggggAAGGGAAGGATGATAAAGgtctggtttttctgttcctgcattccaagaccctctttggttttatctgctcttccatccttgggtcaccacagaCTCTTTAAAAGATAACAGTCTGTTTAAATCTTGTAAGAGGCCATGACTCAAGGGTTATTGCAAGGGATGACATGGGGAAATTTTTAGGGTGACAAAACCTTTATATGGTGGTGGGATCAAACTCTAAGCCTTCTCTGGGCTGAGAAGTCTAGGTTTGTCTCTGGCCAGTAGGAATCCTCCTGCCCTTCCTGTTTGCATGGGAGAGGAGAGAATTTTTCTGTCTGCTTCTTCTCCATtgctttcagctcaaaataatccttatgccagcATGGTGTATTTTGGGGAAAGCATTCTCTGAACCACTTCCTAGGGAAATGTCAAGAGCCAAGAAAAGAACCATATAATtttgataagaaagaaaaagttggtCTTGATTGATAGTAAGGTTTCTTATAAATCTGTAGTAATTTAACCAATAGAGGAATTAAACATAAAGAGCACGGACAAGTTAACACATATCTATCAATAAGAAGTTGATGTCTGAATGCAGGTGAAAGAAGTGGATGTCAGTACCAGGCTCCACCAGCAGGATGTTACCAAGTAGAGCGTGGGTAGGGAAACAAGGAAGGATGATTCGTCCAAGGATGGACGTGAGAGGATCGAGGAACTGAGTCAGGCGGGCAGCCAATCAGAAGCACCAGGAGAGACCTACCAGTGTCACATGGGTCGGAGAACAAATAGGAACAAAACTGAGGCTGAACCAGAGCCAGCGTGGTGGACAAAGTCTTGTCTCACAGCGAGGATGGAAGGGACCCTTTCGCCCCCAACCTGCTCCCAGCACGCCCTGACTCGTCAAAGTAAATTCTCCTGCTCTGACCGTTGCAGCAACGATTCTCTGGGCTTTTAAGTTCTTTAGAATGACTGTTGGCTCGTCAAAGCAACGTTCTTCTGAAGGTGGATTTGAAGAGGCAGGAGGGACAGAGCCACATcaggaaagttcagttcagttcagtcgctcagtcgtgtacgactcttcgtgaggccatgaatcgcagcacgccaggcctccctgtccatcaccaactcccggagttcactgagacttacatccatcgagtcagtggtgccatccagccatctcatcctctgtcgtccccttctcctcctgcccacagtccctcccagcatcaaagtcttttccaatgagtcaactcttcgcatgaggtggccaaagtactggagtttcagctttagcatcattccttccaaggaaatcccagggctgatctccttcagaatggactggttggatctccttgcagtccaagggactctcaagagtcttctccaacaccacagctcaaaagcatcaattctttggcgctcagctttcttcacagtccaactctcacatccatacatgaccacaggaaaaaccatagccttgactagacggacctttgtttgcaaagtaatgtctctgcttttgaatatgctatctaggttggtcatagctttccttccaaggagtaagcgtcttttaatttcatggctgcaatcaccacctgcagtgattttggagccccccaaaataaagtctgacactgtttgcactgttcccccatctatttcccatgaagtgatgctacaggatgctatgatcttcgttttctgaatgttgagctttaagccaactttttcactctcctctttcactttcatcaagaggcttttgagttcctcttcactttctgccataagggtggtgtcatctgcatatctgaggttattgatatttctcctggcagtcttgattcgagcttgtgcttcctccagcccagcgtttcttatgatgtactctgcatataagttaaataagcagggtgacactatacagccttgatgtactccttatcctatttggaaccagtctgttattccatgtccagttctaactgttgcttcctgacctgcatataggtttctcaagaggcagatcaggtggtctggtattcccatctcttgaagaattttccacagtttattgtgagccacacagtcaaaggctttggcatagtcaataaagcagaaatagatgtttttctggaactctcttgctttttccatgatccagcggatgttggcaatttgatctctggttcctctgccttttctaaaaccagcttgaacatctcgaagttcatggttcacatattgctgaagcctggcttggagaattttgagcattactttactagcgtgtgagatgagtacaattgtgcagtagtttgagcattctttggcattgcttttctttgggattggaatgaaaactgcccttttccagtcctgtggccactgctgagttttccaaatttgctggcatattgagtacagcactttcacagcattatctttcaggatttgaaatagctcaactggaattccatcacctccactagctttggtcgtagtgctgctttctaaggtccacttgacttcacattccaggatgtctggctctaggtcagtgatcacactattgtgattatcttggtcatgaagatcttttttgtatagttcttctgtgtattcttgccacctcttcttaatatcttctgcttctgttaggtccataccatttctgtcctttattgagcccatctttgcatgaaatgttcccttggtatcaactctaattttcttgaagagatctctagtctttcccattctgttgttttcctctatttctttgcattgatcactgaggaaggcttatctcttcttggtattctttggaactctgctttcagatgcttatacctttccttttctcctttgcttttcgcttctcttcttttcacagctatttgtaagtcctcctcagacagccattttgctttcgaGTATGGGAATTCTGTGGGGTGAGCATGAGGGTGGCCTTTGTATCTCACCTGCAGTTTTGGGTCCCTATGCTAGGTGACTATGCTAGTCCTCTAGCTACAAGCCGGTCAGAGAAAAGAGTAATGCCACTTTGGACTATTCCTCAGTGGCACCTGAGAACAAATTTCTCAGAAAGAAGGCTCACTAAGGGTTGAATTAAATCTAGCCTAATGTCCTTCATTTACAGGAGGAGATATTgagacctggagaagggaattgatCCAGTGGCAATGGGTATTTCTTTTTAGCAGGTAATGTATATTGAAGGGTTTTGAAAGCATTATGAAAATTCACAAAATCAGACCATCTGTTGAGATCATTTCTGTTACATGCCACTACTTCCTTCCCTGAGTACCTGTAAAAGAACCTCCAAGGCCAGGATTCTTGTCCCAGTGTTTAGTTGAGGGAGCGGAGAGATTAGGGTTAGCTCCTCATCACTCAGATGATAATGAATGAAATCAGGAATTGAATATAGGAATATCTATaccttataaatataaaatatataattaccaTTCAACTTTATGGAAACCCAGAGTGTCTGAAGCCTGATACCAGGTACCGAGGAGTGACAAAATGaatgatgaaggaaaaaaaagtcccaAATTTCAAGTAACTTTAAGTGTTAGGACAAAGAGACACCTGGGAAGTTCTGCTTAAGAATGCAATGCAGTAATTTATGATAGTTCTAAAGGACTGTGGGATACCCTCATGTGAGCAAGGGTAGATTCTTCACAGAGGAGGTGAGATCAATCTGAGGGACACTGAAGAACTTTCGTATATGAAAGTGTGTTTGTAAGGATTTTGTTTGTCTTTGAAGTCAATAGAATCTGAGTGTGTATTCTGTTTTGAATCAGAGAGCCCCCAACAGCATCCTCTTTGGTGATTATATCAGTGCAGCTTTTTCTGCACAGGGTTTTACATTTCATATATTggtaaatttaaaacttttagaagaagaaTTTTTTATTGcttgcattttctttctcatgCAGTTAAATGTACTTGTTTCTTAGAAAACATAGTTTGAGAACATGGATCATATACTTTCTTTGCTCTTTTgtacctttcctttcttttttctgtgggGGGGGGAgatgtgttaatttttttatgtaaCATATTGGATGcagaaaaatgtcttttaaaaaagataaaagtactCCACTCCAAATGACTGGAAATTCACCTCCCAGGTGATCAAGTCACCTGCTCAGTGTTTGGAATTGATACTGTGCCATAACTACTTCCTGGGTATCGATTTGGTTTGAGCTTGtctttttttgtgtttgcttttgacATTTGACAATGTCTTTTGACTtttcaaaagataattttttttctccttaaaatttaaatttagattACAAATATAATCTCCAACTGACAATTCATTGTCAGACTTTGAGGCTTTGGACCCTGGCTCCTGGATGAATCACTCAGAAAGGAGGAGAGAAGATGACTTGCTCAGAAGCAGGGCAGAGCCGTGATCCTGCAGGAGCCTGCCCACAGCCAGCAGTAGCAGCGCACCTCGGTAGAATTCCTCACAACACATTCGGCAGAGTACTTCTCGGCTGCCTGTTGAGCCCTCTggacaaaaaaaaaccctgaatttcCATTCACCTGGATCAAGACTGCAGAAAAGGTCCCAGAAAAGACCTCCAACAGTGAGGTTGAGTTTACTTTTCCTCTTTCAACAAGCCAGACTACtaagaactgtggtgctggagaagacttttgagagtcccttggactgcaaggagatcaaatcagtctatcctaagggaaatcaaccctgaatttttactggaagcactgatgctgaagctgaagctccaatactttagccacatgATGCAAGCaggcaactcactggaaaagaccctgaggcagggaaaggttgagggcaagaggagaaggggaaaacagaggatgagatggttggatggcatcgactCAATTGGCATGAGtctgtgtaaactctgggagttggtgatgaacagggaggcctggcatgctgcagttcatggggtcccaaagagtcggacacaactgagcaactgaactgaactgaactgaaatgtgaatCCTAGAACTGGTCAGTGATTTgtatgtttaattaaaaacagtTGGTTTATACTGGCTTCTTAGCTCGAATTCCCTATCTGTGGTGATCAGGATGTGCTCCTACCTCCAAATGTGGGGAGTGTACTTTTCACATGAGAGATTTGTTCTCTGTTTTCCAGGGCATAGAGGATGGTCAGAGTTTCCTTCTTGTATCTGCTGCTTCTCAAGCAACTTCAACTCAAAATAATGCCATTGTGATATTTTAGGAGGTGGCCCACCCCGAGCCCCAGTACTAGCAAGATCTCTTTATTCATTTTAACCATTAGCACAGCAGTCCTTAAAGTGCGGTCCCTGATCTGCACAACCTGAGAATTAATTAGAAATGCAATTCTTGGCCCTCTCTCCAGACTTCCTACTTTAGAAACTCTGGGAGTGTAGATGGGTTGACTCCCAGGGATCTTGGATTTTAAAAGCCCTCCAGGTGGTCTTGATGCAGGTTGAAGTTTTAAGATCCACCATGATGTGTCAGAAAATTAGACTGAGGCAGAAATGTACCTTGTTGGTACATTTTGAATACCGGTATTCAAAGGAAACATGCTAATTGTATTTCTTAGTTATTGAactttctgtttttgtatttaGTAGAAGaagtaattagaaaaagaagCAGTTAAAATTACTACAGTGCAactattcatcagttcagttcagtctctcagtcgtgtccacctgtgaccccatggactgcagtatgccagctATTCATTAAATCAGCCAAAAACTGACTCACAgtgtgcaaatatttttctcagcaCTTTGATGAGCTCTGAAGGCCATGTGGAAGAAGTATACATTATAATCTATGCTACCTAAGGGAGCTAACATAATAAGCTTTTCTTCTTGAACAAAGGAAGTGCATTAAACGAGCAATGAATATTGTTATATACTGTGCTAGTTTTATGATTTAGATTCTAATCGCTTTAGGGCTTAAAAGGAGACAGATAACATAGATGGTAATTGAGTCATGAAAAAAATTCCAATAAAGAGTGTGTgattcagataaataaataaatacaaatttatttggTAGATGAAATAGGATAAGATACTTCAATTTAGGATAAATGGAAAGTATAGACATGAGAGGAGATCCAGGTAAAATTGTGGGGGAAAGATCATTGTGCAACCCAAATATTGTTTTAATGTGGGAATAGTGTTAAAATTTAAGCTATTATCATTAACTTTATATGTATAAGGGAGGGGGGCTTTGTATGGCTTTATGGACTTCTGTTGTATCTCCtgtaattaagaaaatatttgtgatgtGTAAGCACATTTGAATGTGTATAAAAATGTTATGTTTCCTAAGCTTTTATTTTAGACTCACAGAAGTTTAAGACTCTTTACCAAGTATACAAACTAGTGCTATAAAGCCTGAGACTTTAAATATTTCAAGCTTACAGTATTTTAGAGGATCATAATGCACCAGTTCTCAGGACTTGTGCAATGACTATAGGTAGACAGTAGGAAATAAGTGCAGTTTTTTGtcagtgacattttatttgaaGAAGGTCGGCATAACAGTTCTAAGAGTAGACTAAAGCAACTTGGGtggattaaattaaattaaattaaaattattaatataattaataataatattaattaattattaagttaaataatttaatttattaaattattaaaataagtaaacttCAGGTTTTAACAAGGCCTATTATTTGGGTATTCCTATTTCTTGATTAAGAAAATCTTTGCAATCAGCCTCTTAAATGCACCCTTTACATCTTTGTTCCTAAGTGTGTATATAAGGGGGTTCAACATGGGTGTGATGATTCCATAGAAAAGGGATACCATCTTTCCCCTGTCCTTGGAGGCAGGGGATGGTGGTTGCAGGTACATATAGATAGCAGTGCCATAAAAAAGAGACACCACTATCAAATGGGAGCCACATGTTCCAAATGCCTTTCGCCGACCTTCCACTGATTGTATTCTCAACACTGCTTGGACAATAAAAGCATATGATATCAGAATGAGTGTCACAGGTATTAGAAGGAATAGCACACTGATAAAGAATAGTTCAGCTTCATTTGCTGTTGTGTCTACACATGACAACCTGAGCAGAGCAGGGACTTCACAGAAGAAGTGATCCACTTCGTTGTGGCCACAGAGTGGCATCTGCAGGGTCAAGGTGGACTGCAGTACTGAGTTGCTGAAGCCACTAATCCAGGATGCAGCTGccagctggaggcagagcctttgGTGCATGATGACGGAGTAGTGGAGAGGCCGACAAATAGCTGCAAACCTATCAAAGGACATGACAGCCAGGAGGAGACATTCAGTGGAACCCAAAGCCAGGGAAATGAAAAGTTGTGCCACACAGCCACCATAACTAATCACCTTCCTGATGCTGCATATGTTTACCAGCATTTGTGGAACTATACTTGTGGTGTAGCAAAGGTCCAAGAGTGAGAGAttggtaagaaaaaaatacatggggGTATGGAGCTTGGAATCCAGACGGGACACAATAATTATTGCTAGATTGCCCAGGATGGTCAAGATGTAGGAAATCAGGAACACCACAAAGAGTGGAAGCTCCAGCCATGGTCGATCTGAGAAACCTAAGAGGATGAACTCTTGGGGGACACTCTCATTGATCCTATTCATGTTAAATGGTCAGCTCTTGGTTCTCTGGAATATAAAAAGTAGGTTAACAAGCACATTTACTTACTGTCAGTTTTAAGCATTTTGCTAACAATTTGTATAAACTTACAGACTGATGCTATTaataatgtgaaaatatattgacaaaaatatacatatttatctttCCAAGTATTTCAAGAGTTTCtattcttatttaaatatattagtaaaataaatttcaaaaaatttaaagtaacatGTTTCCATATTcatagaatttattttatataaaatatcaaaatttgatCTTTTGTTATTCTGTAAATTCATTGTTCTCACTTCTTTCTACCCTGGGTACCTTCTATTAGATATATATAGACACAGTTCCTGCCATTTGAAATCATTCTGTGagagtgtgctaagtcacttcagtcgtgtccagctctttgcgaccctatggattgtagcctgccaggctcctctgtccttgggattgtccaggcaagaatactggagtgggttcccatgccctcctccaggggatcttcccaatccagggcttgaacccacatctgctgcatctcctttggcaggtgaactctttactCCTAATGCCATCTATTTTCTCCTAATGCCAATGAGATTCCCTGTGTAAAAACTGTGTAAATTACAATAAATTAAAATTGTGTAAATCtcaccccctccaaaaaaaaaaaaaaaagaacatgtagAAAGTATCTAATAATGGATACAAGTGaggacatatattttttttattttagaagctCAGAATTCATATAAGATTATTTAATGATACAGAACTGGACTTAGGctcataggctgctgctgctaagttgcttcagtcatgtccgactctgtgcgaccccatagacggcagcccaccaggcttccccgtccctgggattctccaggcaagaacactggagtgggttgccatttccttctccaatgtgtgaaagtgaaaagtgaaaatgaagtcgctcagtcgtgtctgactcttggagaccccatggactgcagcctaccaggctcctccatccatggtattttctaggcaagagtactggagtagcttgccattgccttctctgaggctcATAGGCCACCTTGCCTAATTAGTTACATTACACTGGGAATGTTTCTTATCCTCTGATCTTCAAGTTCTCACTTGTGAAGGTAATCCTGCTTTTTTACCTTGTCTTGATatgaaacatatacacacattgttTAGTCTAGACCTGGCCCTTAGAAACAGAGCAGTGTGGATGAAAGAAGTTAGAGTGTTTCAAAGTCTCTGAGGTTGCTCAGAGAGGAGTTACTTATGgtttataaaactataaattttcTAAGGTTACCAATGAAAGATGGCCATGCCAGTTGAAAACTCaccttcctttttcctccttAGCCCCCAAACTATCAACCCTCAAAGTAAGGATCCTAGTAACCACCTGCTGTGAAgtataaatgtgatttttcagtaaaaattggctggcatagtgcctggcacatagaaacaTGGTTATGTTAGTCAAAGTATGATAGTGATGTGGGAACTCTGAGACACTTtgcccagtcacttcagtcatgtctgactctgcgatcccatgggctgtaagcctgccaggctcctctgtccatagaattctccaggcaacaataccagagtgggttgccatgccctcctccaggggatcttcccaacccagggaacaaatctgcatctcctgtgtctcctgaattgcaggcggattctttacctctgagccacacaGGAAGCCCTCCTGAGATGCTTTAAGCAAAAGCTATTCAGGGCCCTGAATTTCCTAAAACTGCTGATATGTCAGTTCCACCTGCTAAACATGTATTCATCCTGAAGAAATCTTAACAGGACactctaaattattttattattttatcaatatCAGAATATAAATTTTTCATGATTATTCAGGTTCATTTGAATGTTAGcaatgtgtgttttaattttgttcttattCTTGGACTACTAGTCCCCTAAAAATTGCCTTGCTCTCATTTGACAAAAACTTTGAGAAACATAGTTATAGATATAGACACAAAATGATGTTCAAATATATctctaaatgaaaaaaagtagtgactgaacattttaaaaatgatgatactatccattttaaaaatcgtattttatacatacatacataaaaatactaatacataaattaaaaattaccttgaaaaatacagaagaaagtgTCACTCCTAAGAAAGGGGGATGGTGGAGAGTAAgcagaattatttataaatttacctgttttttgttctaatttttaaaaagcagatattattcttttaacattaaaaaaaaatcctcacttAAAATTCCACAGGCAGGAGaatctggtggtctacagtccatggggccacaaaaagttggacacaagtgaggcactgagggcacacacacacacacacacactaatttaCTCGCTGTATTTAACTCTCAGCAGCATTGCTTTGGTTTAATACTTTGATCCCCATCAGGGTGCAGATCTTtgcaagaaaattaattttttaaactcttcatgtttttcaaaaattatgtCCGAATCTGCAAGGATTTTTTTCTAAGGGATGGATTGTGTGGGggcattttgtattttcttggcaaaaaaaaaaaaaaaaatgttgccaaGGAATGGAGGAATCAGGTAAAACAGGATAAATGGCATCAGTAGA of the Bubalus kerabau isolate K-KA32 ecotype Philippines breed swamp buffalo chromosome 3, PCC_UOA_SB_1v2, whole genome shotgun sequence genome contains:
- the LOC129647456 gene encoding olfactory receptor 2B2, producing the protein MNRINESVPQEFILLGFSDRPWLELPLFVVFLISYILTILGNLAIIIVSRLDSKLHTPMYFFLTNLSLLDLCYTTSIVPQMLVNICSIRKVISYGGCVAQLFISLALGSTECLLLAVMSFDRFAAICRPLHYSVIMHQRLCLQLAAASWISGFSNSVLQSTLTLQMPLCGHNEVDHFFCEVPALLRLSCVDTTANEAELFFISVLFLLIPVTLILISYAFIVQAVLRIQSVEGRRKAFGTCGSHLIVVSLFYGTAIYMYLQPPSPASKDRGKMVSLFYGIITPMLNPLIYTLRNKDVKGAFKRLIAKIFLIKK